In the genome of Candidatus Margulisiibacteriota bacterium, the window CTTGTTGTAAAGGCGCTCCAGGCCGGTCGCGTAAGCGAGCGAATAAACGTAATTGCTGTTGCTGATCTGCGGCTGGGACATGTCGATCTCGTAGATCGGATCGTTCGGGTCGGAACCTTCGACCATCTTGGTGGCATAAGCGCCGCCGATCGAATAGCCGCCGAGCCCCAGGGCAAAATTACCGTACTGGGTCGGATAAACTCCGGCCAGCGACAGGTAGCTGTAATCCTCCAGGAACTTGCCGGATAAAGTGTCGAGCTGCCAATCCCTGGTCCGGGCTAACCCGGCCGGATTAATGTAGAGCGCCGAAGCGTCATCCGCCAGGCCGACGAAAGTCCGGCCGAGGCCGATCACCCGGGCGTTGAGGCAGCGATCCGACGGGTCGACGGCCTGGAATTGGGCCGCCGCCATCCCCGCGACCAGCGCGCCTACCATTATTATGGCTAATAAGGCCTTTCTCATCTGGCGATAACGATCCTCAGCTTTTTCATTTCGTTGTTTTCCGGAATCCTGATCGCGCCGATCAGCATGCCGAGCTGTTCTTTACCCAGGTCATCGCGGGCCGGCACCTTAATGGTTATTCGCGCTTGTTCGCCGGCCAGGGGGTGAACGGTCAGCGAGCGGACCTTGCCCGGGCCTGAGCCGGCGGCAAAGACCGTTCCTCCCCCGGTCGGGACGGTAAAATCGGTCTTTTGGGAGAAGCTCGGCCCGACCATGACGAACTGGAGGCTGGAAGGCAATTTATTCATGATCGCGTTGACCTTGATCTCGTCTTCCGGCGTATAAAAGCTGGGCCCGGCCAGGATCAGGCCGATATAATCGGCAAAGCTGTTCTTATCGATCAAGTTAATACTCGTGCTGGCGGTCGTACCGTCCGGATTGTTGACCGTGATCTGGACCGAACTGCCGGTGGCCGCCTTGCCGATGGTCAGCGTGCCGAGGAAGATGACCCCCCGCTGGGTCGTGCCCGGGATCAGCGCCTCCGGCGAAACGACGGTTTGGGAGGACTTGACGTTCGGGTCGGAAAAGCTGACGGTGGCGTCCTGGCTGACGCCGGTGACGTAGAGGGCGAAATTGCTGACCGTGATATCGTTATTCGCGTCCCGCGGGAAACTGGGCATCGGCGGAAAAACGCCGACGACCGCGAAAGCGGGATCGGTGTTGGTGACCGCGAAATTATAGGTCGCATAACCGGAATCGGGATTGGTCACGACAAAAGGCGCCACCCCGCCGGAAGCAGCCGAGCTGACGGAAAAACCGACCGTGATCCGGCCGGAAGTGACCACTTCATAAGAAGTAATGGTGATGCTGGAGCTGAGGTTGGAAACTACCGCCGCCGGATCGAACAAGGCCCCTTCGATCGTGGCAAAAACTGTTTCCCCGGCGTTCGCGCCGGACGGCGACATGCCGCTGATCGCCGGCGGCGTGACCGCCAGGTTGACGACCATCAGGCCGGCGAACACTTCGTAGCTGGAGCCGTCATTCTTGATAACGCGGATGTTGCGGGCGACGGCCTCGGCCGTAACGTCGCAGGTCAGGTCAAAAGTTATCTGGCTGTCGGAGACGACGGTCAGCGTCCCCGGGTCGATCGTCAGGCCCGCGGCCGGGGTGAACTCCACGGTCGTGACATGTTGCAGATCGCGGCCGGTGATCGTGATCCGCTCATGGCTCTCACCGGTCATAATGGACGATGGGGAGACCGAATCGATGATCTGAAACGGTTTAACCGCAGCAAAAGAGGCAGTGGTCAGTAAGACAACCGCGGAAACCAGCATTAGAAATAAGCCGGTTTTCTTCATATTCGCAGGCAATAATATCATTGCACACTATAATAGTCAATGTTACAATTGCCGTCGGAGGGAAAAAATGAAATATTTTGTTCCGTTAGCTATCCTCGTCTTGCTGGTCGGCTTAAGCGGCTGCACTTCGAGCGCCCCGCTCGAGCGCGCGACCACGACCACCACGCCCGCTACCACCTCAACAACGGCCGCAACGACCACCACGGCCGCCGGTACGACCACGACGACCGGCACCGGACCAACGACTACCGGCACGCCTACCACTTCCACAACAACGACCACTACCGGCCCGGTCGCGACGTACACGGTCAACGGAACGGCCAATATCATGGGGTACGGGATCGCCGGCGTGCTGGTCACGATCGAAGGCGTTGGCACCACGACGACCGATCCAGCCGGGAACTTCTCCTTCGGCTCGGTCCCGGCCGGGTTCTGGAGCATGACATTCTGGCAGGCCGGCTGGACATTCGATCCAGCCTCTGTTTCTTTCGTTCTGACCGGCAATTTGACGAAAAATAGCTCGGGTGAACCGACCGACTGGACGGCGCAAAAAGTCGGCACCGCTCACCTGACCGCCGCGACTTCCATCGATGCCGGCATGTTTATTGTCGGAAAGAACAGCTCGGTCATTTTACAATCAACCGATGGCGGCACGAATTGGGTAACTGCCTTTACCAATAATCCGACCTCCGAACCGTTGATCGCCTGCTTTAGCATGCCGGGAAATACCCTGGGCATAATCAATCAAGATGGTTCAATCTTCCAAAGCACCGATCCGACGGTTACCGCCTGGGCTTATTATTTCCGGGTCATCAATACCACCGAAGCCTTGGTCGATTTTAACGCGGCCAGCAACTTAACTTGGGAAGTCGTAACCGCCGGCGGCAAGATCCTCTGGAGCGGGGACCAAGGCGCAACTTACCTTGATTCCACGGAAGCCGGCAGCTTTGTCCACGGCATTCAGTTGCAGGACCCTTATACGATGGTTGCGGCCGGGAACAACGGTTATGTCAAATATTACGACGGCTCGAGCTGGATCAACTTGGGCCCGGGCGGCTCGGAAAACTTTCATAAAGCGCTATTTGATACAAATGCCGCCTTGCTGGTCTCCAGTCAAGGCGTTATTTACAAAAGCACGGATAACGGCGTGAATTGGGCCCGCAGTTTAACCGGCTTTCCGGCGACGTTTGAAGGGGTATTTATCCCGGGGGCGCCGTCATTTACCGGCTCGATCGTCTGCGGCAGCAACGGCTGGGTCCTGAAACACAAATAAGGACTAGAACAGCCTCTGCCCCTGCGGCTTGACGCGGACGCCGAACATATAGTTGCGGCTCCCGGCGTTAAGCAGGTCGTCCCCCTGCAGCAGCAGGTCCATGTAATCCTGCATTTCGTGTTCGTACCCCAGCCTGACTTTCGGATTGTTCGGCCGCGGGTTGTTGATATCGTATATATCGGCCAGAATGTTACCCTTGGCGTTCGGATACAGGACCAACCCGCCGCCCAGCTGGCTGTTGATCACGCCGAGCCGGAAACCAAAACGATCGTTCGATTTATTGGTCAGCAAAAAGTCGAGCAGCGCCGGCGTCCGGCTCGGACCTTCGCCGAAACCGAGCCGGTAATAGGTCTGGTCGCTCTGGATAATATCAACGTCGCCGCGGACCGCGTTCGCGGTGGAGCCGACATCAACGCCGCCCGAAGCACGCATGTTGACCCGGCCGATGTTGGCGAAAAAGGCGTTGGCGGAAGAGAGGGTCCGCTCGGTCTCGTGGATCGTCCCCTTGACGTTCGCCTGGAACTTGGGATCGGCGACGATATCCTGGATCCCCTTGTTGGTCGCCCGCAGTTCCTTGGTCAGCTCTTCCAGCTGGATCGCGGTCCGGTCGGCCACTACCACCGCGTTGACGAACGAATGCTGCAGCGCCGGGTTCTCGATGATCTTGCGGACGGCTTGCAGAATAGCCCTGGTCTCTTCCAGGTTCTTGGAACCGATATCGACGAAATCGACGATCGCCGAAGTGCGGGTCCCGGGCAAAATCTCCCCTTTAACGTACATCACCTCGGAGGTCCCCGGCTTGATCTCCAGATATTTCACGCCGACGATCCCGTCGTAAGAGACCCGCAGGACCGAATCGGCCGGGATCTTGATGCTTTTATCCACGACCGAGAAGATCTTAATGTCGTACGGGCCCGGATCGATCTTCATCACCTTGCCGATCTTGGAGCCGCGGAAGCGGACCTCGGAGCCGATGGTCAACCCTTCGATGTTCTCGAACGAAGCGATCACTTCGTACCCCTGGCCGATCATGAAGATCTCGGTCTTCCAGGCGACAACGGCGGCCAGCAGACTGAGACCGAGGATGGTGACAAGCCCGACCTTGGCCGCGGTGGATAAACCCATATTATTAGACCCCTCCAGTAATAAAACGTTTGACGATCGGCTCGTTCGACCTGGCCGCCTCGGCGGGCGAACCAAGCTCGATGAATTTACCTTCGTTCATCATGACGACCCGGTTGGCGACCCGCTGCACCGTTTGCATCACGTGCGTGACCAGCACCGAGGTAACCTTCAGCTCACGGGCCAATTTTACCATCAAATTCTCGATCGTAACAGAGGTGATGGGGTCCAACCCGGTGGTCGGCTCGTCGTAGAGGATGATCGTCGGGTTAAAAGCGAGCGCCCGGGCGATGCCGACCCTTTTTTGCATCCCGCCGGACAGCTCTTCCGGCATCAGCTTTTCCGTCCCCTCCATTTCGACCAGCCGCAGTTTTTCCTTGACGACCCTGGCGATCTCCCGCTCGGGCAATTTGGCGTGTTCGCGCAGGGCGAACGCCACGTTCTCGTAGACCGAGAGCGAATCGAAGAGCGCCCCGTACTGGAAGATCATGCCGACCTTTTGCCGCAGGCCGATCAGTCCCTCCTCGTCGAGCTTGGCGATATCCCGGCCGTTGACGGTAACGCTGCCGCCGGTCGGTTCTTCCAGCCTGATCAGCAGTTTGAGCAGGGTGCTCTTGCCGCAGCCGGACGGGCCGATCACCGCCAGCGCCTGGCCGTCGGGGATCTCCAGGTCGACCCCGTCGAGCACCTTATGGTCGCAAAAACTTTTACTTAATTTGTTTAGCTTGATCATTTAAAGAACGCCATGGAAAGGAAATAGTTGAGCACGAACAGGCTGATCAGCGAAGTGACGACCGACGAAGTGGTCGCTTCCCCCACTCCCTTGGCGCCGCCGGCGGCGTTCAACCCCTTGTAACAGGCGACGACGGCGATCACCATGCCGAAGAAAAAGGTCTTGGTCAGCCCGCCAAAAATATCCCAAAGCGTGAGGAGCGAACGGGCAGTTTCCAGGTACTCCACCGGATTGATGTGGCCGACCAGAACAGCGACAAAATAACCGCCGACAAAACCGGTGACGATCGCGCCGACCGTCAGGAGAGGCAGCATCAGGGCGCTGGCGATAAAGCGCGGGATGACGAGGTAGCGGACCGGGTTGCTGCCGAGCGCCTTGAGCGCGTCGATCTGCTCGGTCACTTGCATGGTGCCGAGCTCGGCGGCAATGGCCGCGGAAACCCGCGCCGCAATGACGATGCCGACCAGCGCCGGTCCCAGCTCGCGCGCCATGGCGATCGCCATGACCCCGCCGACGAACTTGCCGGCGCCGAAGCGGACGAACTCGGTGGCGATCTGCATGGCAAAGACCATGCCGACAAAACCGGAAGCGACCAGCGCCAGCGGGACCGACTCGTAGCCGATCTTGACCATTTGCTCCAGCGTCAGCTTAAGTCGGGTTTTCCCGGCCAGGATCCCCCGGATCGTCTCTTGGGCAAGCATCACGACCCGGCCCAGCCCCTCAAAAAGGAGGATCGTTTTATCCCCGACGTTTTCAGCGACTCTTTTGTAGACCATGGTGGATGTTAGCTATGATATCAGAAGCGGTAAGCGATTGCTCCCCGCAGAGCCTGGCGGCCTGGTCGCCGGCTAAACCGTGCCAATAAACGCCGGTCACGGCTGCGTCCCAGGCGGAAAAGCCCTGCCCGGCCAGACTGGCGATCATCCCGGTCAGGACATCGCCGGCGCCGGCGGTCGCCATCCCCGGATTACCGTTTTTATTGATCGCGAACTTCCCGGCCGGCTCGGCGATAACGGTCCGATTACCCTTGAGGACAACGACCGCGCCGAACTTCACCGCCGCCTGCAGGGCGATGCCTTGGCGGTTCGCTTGAACGGCCTCGACCGTCAGACCAAGCAATTTGGCCATCTCGCCCGGATGCGGCGTAATAACAGCCTGGCTGGCGAACGGCTTGAGCAAATCCGGGCTCTTGGTTAACGCTGGCAAAGCGGTCGCGTCAATTATTAATTTAGAATTTAAAGTCAATAATTGATGAATTAATTTATTAATATCTTGCTGTGGATCGATGCCGGGGCCAATCGCGACCGAATCCGGCTGGACCTTAGCCAACTCATTAAGGGAAACAACAATGACTTCGGGCGTAATGGTGTTGGCAAAGTTGACAAGGTCGTCGGGTACGGCCCAGTAAACAAGCCCGGAACCGGTCCGCAAAGCGGCGCGCGCCGCTAGAACGCCGGCGCCGAGCATCCCGCGCGAACCGGCAACGACCAGGACCTTGCCGTAATCGCCTTTATGGCTATCCGGTTTTCGTTTGGGGAGACGCTTTACCATGTGTTAAGGGTGCGGATCTGGGCGGCCATTTGCGAGGTCCTGGCCAGGACCTCGGCCACCTCGGCGCGGGTCATCGCGCGGTTCGGTTCAAAATTCTTACCGCTGAGGAAGGTCAGCCAGCCCGCCTCTTTGGCCGCGGCGATCTCGTTATAAGCCCAGGAGCGGCCGTTAATGTCGCTGAACGGCAGGACGGAAAGCCGCGGTTTGGTCAAACGGTCGAACCGGGCCAGGATCGAGAGCCCTTCGGCCCTGGTCACTTTACTGTTCGGCCGGAAAGTGCTGTCCGGATAGCCTTTGACCAGGTTCTCTTTGACCGCTTCGATAATGTGTTGCGCTGCCCAGTGGGTCGCCGGTACGTCCATGAACCCTTGCTGCCAGCCCGGCTTGATCTCGATCCCCTTGATCCGCATCAGCAGGGCGCAAAGCTCAGCCCGGGTAACGCCCGCTTCGGGCAAAAAAGTGCCGTTCGGGTATCCGGCAATGATGCCGAGCGTCGCCAGGTTCTCGATCGGCGCCTGCGCCCAGTAATCGGGTGTCACGTCGGTAAAACTCTTGAGGCTTAACAACCGGACCTGGTCGGAACCGAGCGGTGCCCATTTATCGCTATACGCCGTGATCTCGATCGTGTTTTTGCCGGGTTTAAGGGGAAGCGCAACGTCGACCTGCTGCTGTTTGAGCGGCGCTTCGAAGCCGCTGATGGTCAGATGGGCGACCTCGCTCTTTAAGACTTTCCCCTGGAAATCGACCCGCTGGCCGCGGATGACCGTTTTATCGGCCGGCTGCAGGGCGAACAGCGCCCCTTTGGGCGTCCGGTCCTTCTTGCCGACGCCGTAAGAGATGGAAAAATAATGGGTATCATTGTCGCCCGTTTGGCTGTATTGGTGGAACGCGTAATCGAAACGGAAATCGTTGAAGTAAAGGCCCAGGCCGAAGGTCAGGTTATTGGAGGCCTCCAGCGCGCCGGAGGTGCCGGTCCCCACCGTTTCCTGGTCGATGCCGGCGCGCAGGTCGAGCAGGTCGATCGGCGACCACTCGATCCCGGTGTGATAAAGCGCCGGGATATTCGGCCTGGTCGGCGTGAAATCTCCGTCAAAATTTAAGCGGACCTCGTGTTTGCCGCGGACCCAGATCCCCTGTTCGCCGAGCAGGTTGACGTTGGCCCCCAGTTTGACGACATGAGGCAAACTCTCTTCCAGTCCGCTCTTCCAGGTGATCTTGCCCCCCATACCGGCCGGCAGGATGTTCTGCAGGACGAGGCCGAACTTGGTAAATTGCAGCGGCCGGTAGTTGATCCCCAGGTCAAGATCGTTGCCGGCGGCGCTCCCGTTCGTGATCCCCTGCCCGGTCATGTCGACGCCGAAGAACTTGAGCGTGCCGCCGACCGGCAGTTCGTAAAAGGTCGCGCCCCAGGAAAGGAGGAACACCCGGTTGTTGTATTCGTAATTCGAACCGGCGCCGCCGGTCGGGATGATCCGGATGCCGTCCACCGCCTCGATCGTCGCGGCGACCGCGGTAAAGCCGACATTACTGCCGACGTAACCGAAGCCGAACGTGCCGTATTTGGTCGGCACGGCTGTCCCCAGGTTAAGATAATTATATTCATTAAGGAATTTGCCCGACATGCTGGTCGCCTGCGGCCGGTTGATCTGGGCAAGCGCGGCCGGATTGGTAAAGATCCCTTCCAGGTCGTCGGCCATGCCGATGTAGCTTTTGCCCATGCCGAGGATCCGGGCGCCGACCCCGATCCGGGTCGGGTCGTTGGCGACTTTGGTCAAGCCGAACGCCAGCGAAGCGACCGTGACCAGCAGGAGTAAAGAAACCGGCAGTTTTTTAATCATATATAACGATATGCCCCTTACCGATCACCTTGCCGCCGGCCATGATCCGGAAAACGTAGATCCCGTTCCCCAGCGCCAGGCCGGAAGTATCGGAAAGACCGTTGAACGCGATGGCGTTATAGCCGGCCATCCCGCCGTTGGTCCCGGTCGCGTACCGCCGGTTCCAGACCGGTTCGCCGGCCGGGCCAAAGATGACGAGATTGACGTCGGCGTCCTGGTTCAGGTTATACGCGACCGTCGTGGTCACGTCGCGGGCGATCGAGTAAGTTGTCGGGTAGACCGAAACCGCGCCGACCAGGGCCGTAGAACTGCCCGCGGCGACCACTTTCAGGCCGGTTACGAGCTTGTTCAGCGAACCGCCCTCTATGTCGTTCGCCTCCACGCTGATGCTGTGGGCCATGACCGTTTCGTCCTCCAGTTCCCCCGCCGGCTGGAAGATCAGAGTGTAATCCCGGTCGGAGTTGGCAACGATATAAGGATTGACCAGCGCGCCGTCGAGGTGCATCTTCAGCGAACTCGCTTCGAGCGAAACGTCGTCGGTAATATTGGCTTTGAACGTCGGCCGTTTCATAACGTAATCGCCGTTCCGGAGATCGGCGTTATTGGCCTTGAGCGAAGCGGCCAGCTTGCCGGCGACGGTGGTGAAGGTCGAACTGAACGCCGTCAAGCTGTTGCCGATCAGGTCGACGGCGCCCGGGCCGATCGTCACGGTATAATTGCCGCTCCGCGCCAGGATCGCCGCCGGCGTAAAGGTCATCGTCTGGCCGTCGCTGCTCCAGCTGAAAGCGCCCGCCGCCGTGGCGACCGCCGTCAGGGTAAAAGCGTTCTGGGCCGCCTCCCGGCTCATCTCTTTGGAGAAGGTGACGATCACTTCGGCGGTAGTCGGGACATTGGTCGCACTACCGGCCGGGACGATCGCCGTCACCGTCGGCCGTACAACGTCGATCGTAAAATCAGCGGCGCTGATCGCCGTCGCTTCCCGGGTGACCTGGTCGACCGCGCTGACCCTGATCCGGCCGCTGGTCGTGGCCAGGGACGGCACGGTCCACTCGTAGGTCCCGGTATTGGTCAGGCCGGATGCTACCGTCGACCAGCTGCCCCCGCCGTCACTGGAGAATTGGATAGTGATCGGCGCGGCTGCCAGGCCGACCGTGTCGGACGCGCTCCACCTGATCGGATAGGTCGCCCCCACCCGCTCGCCGCCGTTGGGCGCGATCACCTCAGCGGTCGGTGGACGGGCGTCAAGCAGGAAGGCGCCGCTTTCGCCGGTGCCAAGCTGGCCGTAACCATCGAGACCGGTAACTTTAATCCTCATGTTCGCCGATTCAAAGGTCGGAACGGTATTGATATAATACGGTTCATTCGTCGGTACGCTGGTATCGATCAGGATGTAATCCGTCCCGCCGTTAAGCGAGTAATAGATCGAGGCGCTGTTCGCCTGGACGCCGTTCGGCCCTCCCATCGCAAAGACGATGGGGGTGGCGGGAATGTTTTCGGTCTTGTATTTTCCACCGGCAACGGGATTGGTTACCGTAACGGTTGGCCCCTCCTGGGTCGGCGTAGTCGCACTAGCCACGCCGGACTCGGAGCTGGCGTCGATCTTCCAGGCCCGGACAAAACGGTTATAAGTACTGCTGCCGGTCATCCCCGCTTCGACCGTCGAGGCGACGCCGTGCGGCGCTTCGGCCACCACCGCGCCGGTCTCGGCGCTGACCACCTGGTAAACGGATTCCCAGGTCGTGTTGCCGGTCCAGCTCCAGCGGACCGTGTTGGCCGATTCGGCGGTGCCGACCAGGCCGGTCGGCGCTGCGGGCGTGACCGTTCCCCAACCGATAAAATCGTCGTAAACTATGTAATCGGAGACTTTTTGCCCCTGCCCGACCGGATTAAAATAACGGCCGCTCGCCCGGTTATCTTCCGGATCGTACGGCCCGGTCGGTTCGCCCCAATCGGTCCGGTTAAAATAATGCATTGTGCCGCTGTTGTTATTATAGATCGCGTATTTAGTCTCCCGGTCGCCATAGATCGACGCGTTCGCTTCAATGGTGCCGTCCGTCATAACGACAGGGCCGGCACCGGTGATCAGCAGGCCGTAACCGCCGTTGTTAACTATCGTATTATTGGCGCCCGAAATGGGACCGCTGGTCGTATGCTGGATCGCGTCGCCGGTGCAATTGGCGATCTCATTGCCGCTGATGTAGGTCGTATAAAAAGGCTGAGAGACCATGATGCCGTTGCTGTTGCCGAGCGCGCCGCCGGCCGCGGTCACCCCGAACCGGTTATTATTGATCTGCGTATTATCGATGTTGTAACCGACGACCAGGCCGAAACCGGTATTGCCGGAGATCAGGTTGTTCAAGACCTGATTGCCGCTATTGGACGCGCCACCCGCGTTATAGCAGGACATCAAGATGCCGCCCACGGAATTCGGCAGCGCGCCTGATCCGTTCTTGTTCAGGCCGATATAATTTCCCTGGATCGTGTTAGAGTTCAGCGCCGTGGTATAGCTGTAGGAATCGTAGCCCAGCACGACGCCGTAGCCGCCGTTGCCGGAGATGATGTTCCGCTCGCCTTCGGCCGTGCCGCCGATCGTATTGAAATTGGCGGTCGTCGGAAAGATCATCACACCGCCGTAGTTACCGACACCATAGGAATTATTGGGGATCATCCCGTAACCGGAAGCGTTGGTCCCGATGTGGTTCCCTTTGACCGAAAGATAGTCACCGTGCAGCTCCACGCCGGAATTAAAATTGCCGGAGATCACGTTCCCCTCGCCCGTCGCGCCGCCGCCGATATCGTTGTACATTCCGCCCAGATAAACACCGTACATGTTCGGCAAAGCGCTGTTGGAGGTCTTGTCCACGCCGACATAATTGCCCAGGATCCGGTTATACGCGGTGCCGGACGCGGGATAACTCGGGCTGCTAACGTTTATGCCGTAATTCTGGCCGGCGATCACGTTGCGCGCTTCCAGCGTGGCGCCGCCGATCAGTTGGTAGCTCGAATCGGCAAGATAGACACCGTAGTCCGTATAATATGAACCGGAATACCCGGGCAGGATGCTGGTCCCGTCGGCGTCGGTCCCGATCAGGTTCCCTTGGACCGTGTTGCCGATAAGCGAATAATTGAGATAAACATTGATATTGTTACAGCTGATCAAGTTCCCGGCGCCCTCCTGCGTTCCGCCGATCATACAGCCGTAGGAATTATAGGCGTATATGCCGATCATATTTTGCAGGCGGCCGGTCCCGGCCTGGTTCGTGCCGATCCGGTTCCCCCGGATCTCCGCGCTCGACGTGTTCATGACCTGGATCGCGTAATAGGCATTGCCGGAGATCACGTTCCCCTCGCCGCTGCCGCTCCCGCCGATCCGGTTGTAAGGCGCTTCCAGCTTGATGCCGTTATAATTACTAAGATAATCCGTGCCGGTCTTGTCTGTGCCGATATAATTACCGATCAGCCTGTTGTTCTGTGACGTGCCGGAAGCGCATATGCCGAAATAATTTGAGCCGGAGCCGTTGCCGGAGATGATGTTCCGCTCGCCTTCGGTCGTGCCGCCGATCGTGTTGTAACTGGAATTGTTGACGTAAACCCCATGATAATTGTTGGGGATGGGGCTGTCTCCC includes:
- a CDS encoding Ig-like domain-containing protein, coding for MRARLLLGALALVLFFTSSSPADTYTVTNCNDSGAGSLREGITSSTSGRIIEFNIPATDLSYEAIPGGHAWIIKLMTSLVVSNPNIYINGSTQTINQGNTNPYGPEIVISSEVSEGSPGIALYSNGNTIEGMVFSYYKGGYTIDCGTDYNTIRGCYFGTDATGEVDTTTAIAGIWLHGNYNLVGGYATEARNLISGNNSCGIQCTGSIGNLIKGNYLGVNRTGSRAVASAVGAAVNLYGDGVNCFSNIIGGATEAERNLISGNNVGVQIMGTTALSNEVKGNYIGTDADGITAIANYYAGVYITNANLNLIGGSAEGERNVISGNGTSNYYGLWIMGTAQHNRVFGNYIGTTKNGTYALANYNGIRVEGPYNQIGGGNAGEGNLISGNTRYGLYLYGGTSNEVKGNYIGTNCLGDSPIPNNYHGVYVNNSSYNTIGGTTEGERNIISGNGSGSNYFGICASGTSQNNRLIGNYIGTDKTGTDYLSNYNGIKLEAPYNRIGGSGSGEGNVISGNAYYAIQVMNTSSAEIRGNRIGTNQAGTGRLQNMIGIYAYNSYGCMIGGTQEGAGNLISCNNINVYLNYSLIGNTVQGNLIGTDADGTSILPGYSGSYYTDYGVYLADSSYQLIGGATLEARNVIAGQNYGINVSSPSYPASGTAYNRILGNYVGVDKTSNSALPNMYGVYLGGMYNDIGGGATGEGNVISGNFNSGVELHGDYLSVKGNHIGTNASGYGMIPNNSYGVGNYGGVMIFPTTANFNTIGGTAEGERNIISGNGGYGVVLGYDSYSYTTALNSNTIQGNYIGLNKNGSGALPNSVGGILMSCYNAGGASNSGNQVLNNLISGNTGFGLVVGYNIDNTQINNNRFGVTAAGGALGNSNGIMVSQPFYTTYISGNEIANCTGDAIQHTTSGPISGANNTIVNNGGYGLLITGAGPVVMTDGTIEANASIYGDRETKYAIYNNNSGTMHYFNRTDWGEPTGPYDPEDNRASGRYFNPVGQGQKVSDYIVYDDFIGWGTVTPAAPTGLVGTAESANTVRWSWTGNTTWESVYQVVSAETGAVVAEAPHGVASTVEAGMTGSSTYNRFVRAWKIDASSESGVASATTPTQEGPTVTVTNPVAGGKYKTENIPATPIVFAMGGPNGVQANSASIYYSLNGGTDYILIDTSVPTNEPYYINTVPTFESANMRIKVTGLDGYGQLGTGESGAFLLDARPPTAEVIAPNGGERVGATYPIRWSASDTVGLAAAPITIQFSSDGGGSWSTVASGLTNTGTYEWTVPSLATTSGRIRVSAVDQVTREATAISAADFTIDVVRPTVTAIVPAGSATNVPTTAEVIVTFSKEMSREAAQNAFTLTAVATAAGAFSWSSDGQTMTFTPAAILARSGNYTVTIGPGAVDLIGNSLTAFSSTFTTVAGKLAASLKANNADLRNGDYVMKRPTFKANITDDVSLEASSLKMHLDGALVNPYIVANSDRDYTLIFQPAGELEDETVMAHSISVEANDIEGGSLNKLVTGLKVVAAGSSTALVGAVSVYPTTYSIARDVTTTVAYNLNQDADVNLVIFGPAGEPVWNRRYATGTNGGMAGYNAIAFNGLSDTSGLALGNGIYVFRIMAGGKVIGKGHIVIYD
- a CDS encoding ABC transporter ATP-binding protein, which gives rise to MIKLNKLSKSFCDHKVLDGVDLEIPDGQALAVIGPSGCGKSTLLKLLIRLEEPTGGSVTVNGRDIAKLDEEGLIGLRQKVGMIFQYGALFDSLSVYENVAFALREHAKLPEREIARVVKEKLRLVEMEGTEKLMPEELSGGMQKRVGIARALAFNPTIILYDEPTTGLDPITSVTIENLMVKLARELKVTSVLVTHVMQTVQRVANRVVMMNEGKFIELGSPAEAARSNEPIVKRFITGGV
- a CDS encoding S-layer homology domain-containing protein; the protein is MIKKLPVSLLLLVTVASLAFGLTKVANDPTRIGVGARILGMGKSYIGMADDLEGIFTNPAALAQINRPQATSMSGKFLNEYNYLNLGTAVPTKYGTFGFGYVGSNVGFTAVAATIEAVDGIRIIPTGGAGSNYEYNNRVFLLSWGATFYELPVGGTLKFFGVDMTGQGITNGSAAGNDLDLGINYRPLQFTKFGLVLQNILPAGMGGKITWKSGLEESLPHVVKLGANVNLLGEQGIWVRGKHEVRLNFDGDFTPTRPNIPALYHTGIEWSPIDLLDLRAGIDQETVGTGTSGALEASNNLTFGLGLYFNDFRFDYAFHQYSQTGDNDTHYFSISYGVGKKDRTPKGALFALQPADKTVIRGQRVDFQGKVLKSEVAHLTISGFEAPLKQQQVDVALPLKPGKNTIEITAYSDKWAPLGSDQVRLLSLKSFTDVTPDYWAQAPIENLATLGIIAGYPNGTFLPEAGVTRAELCALLMRIKGIEIKPGWQQGFMDVPATHWAAQHIIEAVKENLVKGYPDSTFRPNSKVTRAEGLSILARFDRLTKPRLSVLPFSDINGRSWAYNEIAAAKEAGWLTFLSGKNFEPNRAMTRAEVAEVLARTSQMAAQIRTLNTW
- a CDS encoding MlaD family protein; amino-acid sequence: MGLSTAAKVGLVTILGLSLLAAVVAWKTEIFMIGQGYEVIASFENIEGLTIGSEVRFRGSKIGKVMKIDPGPYDIKIFSVVDKSIKIPADSVLRVSYDGIVGVKYLEIKPGTSEVMYVKGEILPGTRTSAIVDFVDIGSKNLEETRAILQAVRKIIENPALQHSFVNAVVVADRTAIQLEELTKELRATNKGIQDIVADPKFQANVKGTIHETERTLSSANAFFANIGRVNMRASGGVDVGSTANAVRGDVDIIQSDQTYYRLGFGEGPSRTPALLDFLLTNKSNDRFGFRLGVINSQLGGGLVLYPNAKGNILADIYDINNPRPNNPKVRLGYEHEMQDYMDLLLQGDDLLNAGSRNYMFGVRVKPQGQRLF
- a CDS encoding NAD(P)H-hydrate dehydratase, translated to MVKRLPKRKPDSHKGDYGKVLVVAGSRGMLGAGVLAARAALRTGSGLVYWAVPDDLVNFANTITPEVIVVSLNELAKVQPDSVAIGPGIDPQQDINKLIHQLLTLNSKLIIDATALPALTKSPDLLKPFASQAVITPHPGEMAKLLGLTVEAVQANRQGIALQAAVKFGAVVVLKGNRTVIAEPAGKFAINKNGNPGMATAGAGDVLTGMIASLAGQGFSAWDAAVTGVYWHGLAGDQAARLCGEQSLTASDIIANIHHGLQKSR
- a CDS encoding ABC transporter permease, with translation MVYKRVAENVGDKTILLFEGLGRVVMLAQETIRGILAGKTRLKLTLEQMVKIGYESVPLALVASGFVGMVFAMQIATEFVRFGAGKFVGGVMAIAMARELGPALVGIVIAARVSAAIAAELGTMQVTEQIDALKALGSNPVRYLVIPRFIASALMLPLLTVGAIVTGFVGGYFVAVLVGHINPVEYLETARSLLTLWDIFGGLTKTFFFGMVIAVVACYKGLNAAGGAKGVGEATTSSVVTSLISLFVLNYFLSMAFFK